From candidate division TA06 bacterium:
AGCCTCAAACCTCTCAGTATCTCCACCCGCTCGATCGCCCCTATCTCAGAATGCATGTATCTCACTTTGATTCCAAGGCCTCTCAGGTAGTCTGCCAGATCCTCTGCCATCCTCTTTGTCAGTGTAGTGACCAGCACCCGTTCCTTATTCTCCACCCTTTTCCTTATCTGTTCAAGCAAGTCGTCAATCTGGTTCTCTGCCGGCTTTATGCTCACCTTCGGGTCAACCAGACCTGTCGGCCTGATTATCTGTTCGACGACAACCCCCTTGCATTTCTTCAACTCAAACTCCGCAGGGGTAGCTGACACAAATATCACCTCATTGATGAGCGACTCAAACTCCTCAAACTTCAGAGGTCGGTTGTCAAGTGCAGATGGCAGCCTGAAACCATACTCCACAAGGGTCTCTTTCCTTGACCTATCGCCATGATACATACCAACTATCTGAGGAATCGTGACGTGTGACTCATCGATTACCAAAAGGAAGTCACGCGGGAAATAGTCTAGGAGACAGGAAGGTCTTTCCCCAGGTTTTCTTCCGTCAAGCTGCCGGGAGTAGTTTTCTATTCCGGGGCAGTATCCCACCTCCTTCAGCATCTCCATATCATATCGGGTGCGAGTTTCGAGCCTCTGAGCTTCGAGCAGTTTCCCGGCCGACTTGAACTCCGCAACTCTCTCTCCCAGCTCTTTCTCAATGTTTTTCAGGGCATGAGAGACTGCTGGGTAGTTGGTAAGGAAGTGTTTGGCTGGATAGATAAGAACCTTTATCTTTTTCTCGATTTCCTGACCCTTGAGCACGTCTATCTCGTAGACATCGGCAATCCTACTCCCGTCGAAAACCACCCTTACGCCCTTCTTCTCATATGCCAGGTGTATGTCAACAACGTCTCCTCTCACCCTGAATGATCCCCTGGCAAAATCCAAATCGTTCCGGACGTACTGTAAGTCAACGAGAGACCGGAGGAGATCATCTCTTTCCATCTCCTGGTCAAGTTCCAGCGAAATCAGCTTAGCCATAAACTCCTGGGGAGCGCCTATATTGTAAATGCAGGATACGCTTGCAACTATCACCACATCCCGCCTCTCGAGAAGACTGGTTGTTGCCTTCAACCTGAGCCGTTCTATGTCATCGTTTATGGAGGCGTCCTTTTCTATGTAGGTGTCGGTCTGAGGTACGTAGGCCTCGGGTTGGTAGTAATCATAGTAACTGATAAAATATTCGACGGCGTTATGTGGGAAAAAGCCAGTGAACTCTCCATAGAGCTGGGCGGCCAGTGTCTTGTTGTGGGAAAAGATAAGGGTCGGTTTC
This genomic window contains:
- the uvrB gene encoding excinuclease ABC subunit UvrB is translated as MGEFEVVSDFKPTGDQPEAIKQLVRGIERGQRCQTLLGVTGSGKTFTIANVIAKVQKPTLIFSHNKTLAAQLYGEFTGFFPHNAVEYFISYYDYYQPEAYVPQTDTYIEKDASINDDIERLRLKATTSLLERRDVVIVASVSCIYNIGAPQEFMAKLISLELDQEMERDDLLRSLVDLQYVRNDLDFARGSFRVRGDVVDIHLAYEKKGVRVVFDGSRIADVYEIDVLKGQEIEKKIKVLIYPAKHFLTNYPAVSHALKNIEKELGERVAEFKSAGKLLEAQRLETRTRYDMEMLKEVGYCPGIENYSRQLDGRKPGERPSCLLDYFPRDFLLVIDESHVTIPQIVGMYHGDRSRKETLVEYGFRLPSALDNRPLKFEEFESLINEVIFVSATPAEFELKKCKGVVVEQIIRPTGLVDPKVSIKPAENQIDDLLEQIRKRVENKERVLVTTLTKRMAEDLADYLRGLGIKVRYMHSEIGAIERVEILRGLRLADFDVLVGINLLREGLDLPEVSLVAILDADKEGFLRSETSLVQTAGRAARNLAGEVLLYADKITGSMERALKEMERRRKKQVKYNKKYEIKPRSIVKSVDEVMRATSVADAKELEKVGEEKEDYVTDLDRLDAIDRLRQEMKQAADELEFEKAARLRDRIRKIEAEIRLGGSSWMRRK